The Pseudomonas putida nucleotide sequence ACCAATCGGTATTGATGATGTGGAAGCCCTGGATATAGCTATCCAGGTCTTTCGAATCAAACCACTCATCAATCTTGTCGCTGAAATCATCAGGGGTGAACACCACCTTGTTGTATTTGGCGCACTGGATCGAACGTAGCGTGCCGTCTGGCTTGTACTGCTGCCCTCGCTTCTCGTCGATGAAGGCTTTCAGCTCCTCTGTGGAGGGTGTGTTCTCACCCATCCAGACCTGTTCCACACCATTCCAGTGGTTGCCTCCGGCCTGGTCGTTATAGGCAATGACCACGGTTCTGCCGGGGTGGTCATTCCACAGTTGATCCAAGGTCAGCATGTGCAAGTCATAAGGGATGATTCGCTGGCCCATGTGCTGGTCCAGCATCGCCAGCATCCACTCGTGCTCCTGGGCACTGAAGTGATCGAATTGATGGAAGTCGAGAATGATGATTTCCCGTTCGTTGGCGGGATCTTCGTAGAAGCGGTTCAGCTCCGCCACGACGTCGCCGAGCACAGTGCGCCCCGATGTGCTCAGGTGATAGAGCTTGTAGCGGTAGGGTGAGTCGGGTGTGTACTCGCGGTTGGCGCGTACACGAAGGTCCAGCACGCGAATGCCAGCGCGGATCTGCTCGATGCACGAAACGTCCTGGGTCACTTCCTGTGGAGGCACGATATTGTCGGCTTGTTTGTCCATGCCCGAATCATGGCTGCCGGGCAGGATAAGCTGGTCAATGCGCAGGCGGCCAAGCTCAGGCACGCTGGCCATCCAGTTCTGTTTGTTCATGACGCACTCCAATCGTTGGATGAGTGCGCAGCATGTCGGTAACCAGTTGTCCGGTGCAGAGGGAAACACCGGCTGGCTCAGGGGGTGAGCGCGGCCTGCAATTGCTCCAGCCCCTGATTCAATGCCTGCTCCAGTTGGCGCTTGTAGCGCAGGTACAGGCTGGTCGACCCCTGCTCATCCTCGAGCAGCTCGGACAGGTCCAGGTCGGTGATATAGCAGCGGTAGTGCCCGGCGCTGCGTCGCTGGCCAAGGATCTGCCGGGCGACCACTTCATACAGTTGGTCGCCATGGTCCAGCTCGGAAAACTCCTGCTGGTCGCAATACAGCGTCACATGCACCTCATCCCCCGTACCGGCCTGCAGAATGGCCTGAACCTCGTAAAAAGGTTGCTCGACGCCGGCGCTGGGTGCTGGGCGAGGCTCGATGCTGCGTGCCTTGCCTGGGCCGGAGGGCAGCAGCTGGGCATAGTGGATTGCCAGTGAAGCCTGCTGCAGATGGTCGAGCGGCAGGCGGGCATCATGGCGCACCACCACCGACCGCAAAAAACGCTGCAACGGCAGCAGTAGGTGACTTTCGTCAAATAGTGGGAGGCGCTGCTGCCAGAGGGCGTTGTACTCATCCAGTACGTACAGGTCGGCCCAGCCATCGAGCAGGCGGTAGAACACCTGGATGCAATTGCGCCGGCCGTGCTCCAGCAGCAGGGGCAGGTCGAAGTCCTGCAGGGCATTGCCATCCAGGTGCAACGGGCTGTACTCGCTGCGCTCTTCGCCCAGGTGATCGAGCACGGCGTCATGCTCGGCCATGGTGGCCAGGCTGACCTGGCCGGGCACGAGTTCAAGCACATGGGTGTACTGCGCCACCTGCAGCAGGTAGCGGTAATTCAGGCCTTGATCGAGCAGCAATTGCACCGTGTCGAAGATTTCCTCGACCCGCTGGCTGATGGCCTGGGCGCGGTTATGGCAGAAGCAGCGCACCCGAACCTGCGGGCGGTGGCTGCGCTGGCCGAGGCTGTTGAGGAAGTCACGCAGGCAGCGCAGCAGTGCGTGTTCGCCGTCGTAGCGTTGCACCAGGACTTCGTTCCAGCTGTTGCGGGTGATTTGGTCGAGGGTCAGCACCAGATTCTCGCGCACGCCGGCATAGCTCAATGAGTCGGTGCGCTCGGTGGTCATCAGGATGTTCAGGTCGCGGTGATGGCGCAGTGGGTCGACGCCGACATTGACCAGCAGCAGGATTTCGTCCGCCACGCTCGGCTGCAGCAGGCGCTCTTCGCTGACGCTGTCCAGCGGTAGCGGGATGCTTTGCTGCAGGCTGCCCAACAGGTTGAACAGCTCGAATTCGCTGAGGTCGCTATCGCCTGGGTGCAGGGCCAGGCGCGTAGTGCTGTCGATGACGCCATTGCGGTGGGCCCAGGTCAACAGCTCGAGCAATTCGCGGCAGCGCTTGATCGGGCTGAAATGCTCCCATTCGTGCACCCCCAGGTTGCCGTTGTACAGGCCCCAGTGATGGGTGCCAGGCTCCTTGCGGTTCGGCGACTGGACCAGCGTCAAGGTGTCTTCGGCGATGTCCGGGGCAATGCCCGGGTTGATCACTTCGATCTTGCCGGCGCGGCGTTCGAAGGCGGCGTACAGGCGCCGCCCCAGGACATTCAGGTCACGCTGGTCGGCGCGGCTGCTGGCACCCTGGCTTTGTGCAAACTGGCCGAGGAAGCGATAGCTATGGTTGAGCTCGGCCACCAGTTCACGGCGTTCGACGGCGACCTGGCGCACCTTCCATTGGCTGCGGCTGTCGAGCATGGCCAGCTGGCGTTCGTCCCATCCCCACTCATCGGCCAGGCGCTGCAACAGTTGGCGCTGCCAGCCGTTGCTGCGGGTGCGGTCCAGGCCGCTCAGTTTCTTGTTTACCTTCAGGTACAGGCTGCGCCGGACCAGTTCGAGCCGGGCGGTTTCGCCGCGTTGCTGCAGGTAGCGCTCGATGCGCCGGTACACCATCACATAGGGGTCGAGTTCGTCGAGGTCGAGATGGTTGGCGAACACCGCCTGCTTGTAGTCCAGGCTCAGGCAGCGCACGGTCGGATGCTCGCTGGCATAGACCTCGGTCAGCAGCAGCTTGAGCAGTGACTTGTAGGGCGAATCGATGCCCTTGAACAGTTGCCACAACCCGGCGCCGACATACTCGCCGGGTGGAATATGGGCAAGGTTGCCAAGGTCCAGGGCGTCCTGATTGCGGATGAACCGCTTGGACAGCAAGGTCTCGGTATAGGCCTGATAGTTGTGCTCTTCATAGACCGGCACCAGCCACCACAGCGGCGTGCGCCCGGCGAGCCAGATCGCCGTGCGGTAGAACTCGTCGAGAAGCAGGAAATGCTGGGTGGTGCCGCAGTCGTCGGAGCTGAGCTGGCTGTCGCGCTGGCCTTGGGCAAAACTTTGCGGGTCGATCAGGAAGAAATGCGCCTCGGCACCCTGGCTGGCCGCCCAGGCCTCCAGCAGCTGGCATTTGCGGCGCAGTTCCTCACGCTCGGTTTCGGCCAGGCCGGGTGCATGGCACACCCACAGGTCCATGTCGCTCTGTTCGGCCTGGGCCAGTGAGCCGAGGCTGCCCATCAGGAACAGGCCGTGGATCGGGCGTGGCGGGTTGCCATGGCGCGCCTTGTAGGCGAACGAGCGCGCCAGGCGCTGGGCATCGGCGACCTGATCGGCATCTGGCTCGAACCCCGCCACCCCGGCCGGTGTGGCGCCGGATACGTAACCGGGCAACAGCGGGTGGTTGACGTGGAACAGCAGCGGCAGCAGGGTCAGGACCAGCTGTTGGCGGCTCGACAGGCCCTCCATGGCGCGCTCTAGCCGGCATTGGTTGATGTGCATAAAGCGCGCACGCAATGTCGCCAGCACCTTGCGGTCGATGCCTTCGTCCAGGTCAGGGCGGATTTCGTGAGGGTAATTCATTGCGCACTCAGGGCGGGCCAGGAAAGCTGAGGCGAGTTTAGCCTGAGTGGGGTAGTCGGATAAGCGGAATATGGATTATTGGCGCCATTTTTCTATCGCCAGTGCCGACCCTTTCGCGGGGCAAGCCCGCGAAGAGGCCGGTACAGGGTTATGCGGGCTGTGTGGATTTGAGGATGCTAAGCAACAGTTGGACGCTTTCAGCCGCATCATTCCCGAGGCTGGTGAGGTAGCCACCATCGGGCTGGTCGGTGAGTTCTTTTTCATGAAGGCGCTTGGCCGCAGCGATCAGGGCGGGCGACGCGTTACTGCCAACTTTGATGCCTTCCTGGTGGTTGTCCAGGTTGAACAGGGCGAGCACTTCCAGTTCGGCGATCAGTTCGGGGGTAAAAGACATGGCGACTCCTGACTTCCAGACGAGGATGGCGGCACCGCCAGCGGTGCCTGATCCTGGAGTGTAGTCGGGTTATTCGTCGTCGCCTTGATCCATCTCAGGCGGCAGCTCGGGCAGGGCGCGCAGGGCGGTTTCGTACCACTCGCCGTTGAACGGGCGGTCTTCCTGGAGCATGTTGTCGATTTCGAAGGCCAGCACGTGGGCCATGAGGTTGAGGATGTCTTCGCGCTCGTAACCGACCAGGGTCAGTTTGTTGAAGGTGGCCTTGGCCGCTGGCGGCTCGCCGCTTTCGATCTGGTTTTCGATGGCTTCGGTCAGCGTCGCTTCGGCGAAGGCTTCGTCGTCATTGCCGATTTCGTCGTGTTCGCTCATGGCGCTACTCCTGTGGTGGGACGCACAGTTTGCCATGCCCGCGCCGGCAATGCCTGGTCATCGACCCGGTGCATGACGCTGGTCAGGCACTGGCGTACGGTCTATAACAGCCGAGCCATCCCCACACGGCCTGGAGGCTGTAACCTTATGCTCAAGCTTCACGGATTCTCGGTCAGCAACTACTACAACATGGTCAAGCTGGCATTGCTGGAAAAAGGCCTGCCTTTCGAGGAAGTCACCTTCTACGGCGGGCAGGCACCGCAGGCGCTGGAGGTCAGCCCAAGGGGCAAGGTGCCGGTGCTGGAAACCGAACACGGCTTCCTCAGCGAAACCAGCGTCATTCTCGACTATATCGAGCAGACCCAAAGTGGCAAGGCGTTGCTGCCGAGTGACCCGTTCGGCCAGGCCAAGGTGCGGGAACTGCTCAAGGAAATCGAACTGTATATCGAGCTGCCGGCGCGTACCTGTTACGGCGAGTCGTTCTTCGGCATGGCGGTGGAGCCGCTGATCAAGGAGCGTGCACGTGCCGACCTGCTGGCGGGGTTTGCCACGCTCAAGCGCAATGGCCGTTTCGCGCCTTATGTGGCGGGTGAGCAGATGACCCTGGCCGACCTGATGTTCTGCTTCTCGGTGGACCTGGCGTGCGCAGTAGGCAAAAAGGTGCTGGGCATCGACTTCCTGGCGGACTTCCCGCAGGCGAAGGCGTTGCTGCAACTGATGGGTGAGAACCCGCACATGGCGCGGATCGTGGCGGACAAGGAGGCCTCGATGCCGGCCTTCATGGAGATGATTCGCAGCGGCAAGCGCTGAAGGCTGGGGCTGCAGGGCAGCCCCAGACGCTACTTAACGCGAAGCCAGCAGGGCCTTGCCGCGAACGACAGCGGCGCGTACCTGCGCCGGCGCGGTGCCACCGATGTGGTTACGGGCATTCACCGAGCCTTCCAGGGTCAGCACGGCAAACACGTCCTGCTCGATCTGGTCGCTGAACTGGCGCAGCTCCTCCAGGCTCATTTCGGCCAGGTCCTTGCCGGTGTCGACGCCATACTTCACGGCGTGGCCGACGATCTCGTGGCAATCACGGAACGGCAGGCCGCGGCGGACCAGGTAGTCGGCAAGGTCAGTGGCGGTGGAGAAGCCGCGCAGAGCTGCTTCGCGCATGATGGCGTGCTTGGGCTTGATCGCTGGGATCATGTCGGCGAAGGCGCGCAGCGAGTCGCGCAGGGTGTCTGCGGCGTCGAACAGCGGCTCCTTGTCTTCCTGGTTGTCCTTGTTGTAGGCCAGCGGCTGGCCTTTCATCAAGGTCAGCAGGCCGGTCAGGGCGCCGAAGACACGGCCGCTCTTGCCACGCACCAGCTCCGGAACGTCCGGATTCTTCTTCTGCGGCATGATCGAGCTGCCGGTGCAGAAGCGATCAGGCAGGTCGATGAACTGGAACTGGGCGCTGGTCCACAGCACCAGCTCTTCGGAGAAGCGCGACAGGTGCATCATCGCCACGCTGGCGGCAGCGCAGAATTCGATGGCGAAGTCGCGGTCCGAAACACCGTCCAGCGAGTTACCGGCCACAGCTTCGAAGCCCAGCAGCTTGCAGGTCAGTTCACGGTCGATCGGGTAGGTGGTGCCGGCCAGCGCGGCGCTGCCCAGTGGCATGCGGTTGGCGCGCTTGCGGCAGTCGACCAGGCGCTCGTAGTCGCGGCTGAGCATTTCGAACCAGGCCAGCAGGTGGTGGCCGAAGGTGACCGGCTGGGCGGTCTGCAGGTGGGTGAAGCCAGGCATGATGGTTTCGGCTTCACGCTCGGCCTGTTCCAGCAGACCCTGTTGCAGGCGAGTGATCTCGGCCAGGATCAGGTCGATCTCGTCACGCAGCCACAGGCGGATGTCGGTGGCCACCTGGTCGTTGCGGCTGCGGCCGGTGTGCAGTTTCTTGCCGGTGATGCCGATGCGGTCGGTCAGGCGTGCTTCGATGTTCATGTGCACGTCTTCCAGGTCGACGCGCCAGTCGAAGCTGCCAGCCTCGATTTCGCCCTGGATGGTTTTCAGGCCATCGATGATGGTGTCGCGCTCGGCATCGCTGAGAACGCCGACTTGCGCCAGCATGGTGGCGTGGGCGATCGAACCCATGATGTCGTGGCGGTACAGGCGCTTGTCGAAGTCGACCGAGGCGGTGAAGCGGGCGACGAAGGCGTCGACGGGCTCACTGAAGCGGCCGCCCCAGGACTGATTGGTCTTGTCGGTGCTCATGGATTCACTCTATGCAGGCGTGAACGAAAAAGTGGCGCCGATAATAGCAGGGTTGGGCCGACTGCCGCAGGGCGTCGGTCGACAGAAACCGGGTGAAACATCCATAAAGGCAAGGCAGGACGATATTCAACGATTGAACGGCAGTGTTCCACGGACCGTCTACAGTTGGACAGAGGACTGGCAGCGATTCTGCCGGCTCAGTGAATCTTTGGCCTTCGTATCGGTCTAGAGCGTGACCGCAGTGTCGCTCGACCTGCTCTTGTCTACGCTATACCTGTGCGAGACTCACTCAGGAATCCAGAGCAATTATGAATGTCCTGATCGTTGATGACGAACCCCAAGCCCGTGAACGCCTCACACGGCTATTCGCTGAACTGGAGGGGTACTCTGTGCTGGAGCCCAGCGCCACCAACGGCGATGAGGCCCTGGCATTGATCGAAAGCCTCAAGCCCGATGTAGTCCTGCTGGACATCGGCATGCCAGGCCTGGATGGCCTGCAGGTCGCCGCTCGCCTGTGCGAGCGCGAGGCACCACCGTCGGTGGTGTTCTGTACCGGCGATGATGAATACGGTGCCGAGGCATTCAAGGAAAGCACCCTCAGCCACGTGACCAAGCCGATTCAGCCTCAAGCCCTGCGTGATGCCTTGCGCAAGGCCGAGAAGCCCAACCGCGCCCAGCTGGCGGCGTTGACCCGGCCTGGCAGTGAAGGCGGCGGCCCGCGCAGCCATATCAGTGCGCGCACGCGTAAAGGGATCGAACTCATTCCTTTGCCCCAGGTGATCTATTTCATAGCCGACCACAAGTACGTGACCTTGCGCCACGAAGCCGGGGAGGTGCTGCTCGACGAGCCGCTCAAGGCGCTGGAGGACGAGTTCGGCGAGCGCTTCGTACGCATCCACCGCAATGCGCTGGTTGCCCGCGAGCGCATCGAACGCTTGCAACGCACGCCGCTGGGGCATTTCCAGCTGTTCCTCAAGGGCCTGGACGGCGATGCCCTGACGGTCAGCCGCCGGCATGTGGCGGGCGTGCGCAAGATGATGCAGACGCTTTGACGCAGTACCGGCGTTTTCGCCGGTACAGGCCACAACTGGATCCTGACCCACATCTGCTAGCGATGCCGGTGATGCTGTTATCATCAGCGGCATTTCTCTGGATCGGGGCGTTCCATGTCCACTCGCGAAATCCGCATTGCCACCCGTAAAAGTGCCTTGGCCCTATGGCAGGCCGAATACGTCAAAGCCCGCCTCGAGCAGGCCCACCCCGGTCTGCTGGTGACCCTGGTACCCATGGTCAGCCGCGGCGACAAGCTGCTTGATGCACCGCTGGCGAAGATCGGCGGCAAGGGGCTGTTCGTCAAAGAATTGGAAACAGCGCTGCTGGACAACGAAGCCGACATCGCCGTGCATTCGATGAAGGACGTGCCCATGGACTTCCCCGAAGGCCTGGGCCTGTACTGCATCTGCGAGCGCGAAGACCCGCGCGATGCCTTCGTCTCCAATACCTTCGCCAGCCTCGACGCCCTACCGGCCGGCAGCATCGTCGGCACCTCCAGCCTGCGCCGCCAGGCTCAGCTGCTGGCACGCCGGCCGGACCTGAAAATCCACTTCCTGCGCGGCAACGTCAACACCCGCCTGGCCAAGCTCGATGCCGGCGAATACGACGCCATCATCCTCGCCGCTGCGGGCCTGATTCGCCTGGGCTTCGAGGACCGTATCACCGATACCATCAGCGTCGACGACAGCCTGCCAGCTGGTGGCCAAGGCGCGGTGGGCATCGAGTGCCGCAGCGCCGACAGCAAAATCCATGCGCTGCTGGCTCCGCTGCACCATGCAGATACTGCCGACCGCGTAGTCGCCGAGCGTGCCTTGAACAAGCGCCTCAATGGTGGCTGCCAGGTGCCGATCGCCTGCTATGCGGTGCTCGAAGGCAATCAGCTGTGGCTGCGCGGCCTGGTTGGCCAGCCAAGTGGCGGTACCCTGCTGGTGGCGGATGCGCGCGCACCACGTAAGGATGCCGAAGCCTTGGGCGTGCAGGTTGCCGAAGCCCTGCTGGGCCAGGGCGCCGAAGCCATTCTCAAGGAAGTCTACGGCGAGGCCGGGCATCCGTGAGCCCTTGGCGCCTGCTGCTGACCCGGCCTATCGATGACTGCGCGGCATTGGCGCAGAGCCTGGCCGCCGCCGGTGTGGCCAGCAGTTGCCTGCCGTTGTTGGCCATCGAGCCCGTCGCTGTGGCTGACGGGCAGCGTCAACAGCTGGCCGGGCTGGCGCAGTGCCAGGCGATCATCGTGGTCAGCAAGCCGGCGGCCCGACTGCTGCTTGAGCAGCTGCAGCGCGCTGGCCTGCAAGCACCGTCTGCAGGCTGGTTTACCGTGGGCGAGGCAACGGCGGCGGTGTTGCAGGGCGCGGGGCTTCAGGTGACATTTCCCGGGCTGGGTGACGACAGCGAGGCCTTGCTCGCACTCCCAGCCCTGCGCCAGGCTATTGCGGCGCCTGGAGCGCGCGTGCTGATCGTGCGTGGCGTCGGAGGTCGCGAACTGCTGGCCGAGCGTCTTGCAGAGCAAGGTGCTAGTGTCGAATATCTGGAACTGTATCGCCGCTGTCTGCCGGAGTACCCGGCGGGCACGCTGATGCGCCGCATAGAAGCGGAACGCCTCAATGGCCTGGTGGTCAGCAGTGGGCAGGGTCTTGAACATTTGCAGCAGATGGCCGCTGCCGACTGGCCGCGAGTGGCGAGCCTGCCTTTGTTCGTACCCAGTCCGCGGGTCGCGGAACAGGCCAGGGCCGCCGGGGCCCAACAGGTTGTGGATTGCCGTGGCGCGAGTGCCACGGCCTTGCTGGCAGCCGTGCAGCGCAGCGCTGCACCTGCCTCTCAAGGCGCTTCGCACTAGCGCGAGGCGCCCCCATGCAAAGGATGGATACGTGAGCGAAACTGTCTTGTCCAACAATGATCAGCCGTCGGCGCAAGCGCCGGCGCAACCCGTCACCGACAAGCCTGTAAAGCGCTCTGGCAGTGGTCTGGCCGTGCTGGCGCTGTTGCTGGGTGCGGCCGGGGTCGCAGTAGGGGGTTGGGGTGTCTGGCAGGTGCGGCAGCTGCAAGGCAGTGCAGTGAACCAGGGCCAGCACCTCGAAGCCCTCAACCAGCGCGCCTCTGCACTGCAGCAGCGTGAGCAGCAGATCAGTGCACAACTGGCCAGCCTGCCGGCAGCCAGCGAGCTGGAAGACCGCCGCCGCCTGGTGGCGCAGCTGCAAGGCGACCAGCAGCGTCTCAGCCAGCGTCTGGAAACCGCACTTGGCGAAAGCCGCAAGGAGTGGCGCCTGGCCGAGGCCGAACACCTGCTGCGCCTTGCTACCCTGCGCTTGTCGGCGCTGCAGGACATCACCAGCGCCAAGGCACTGGTCGAAGGGGCCGACGAAATCCTCCGCGAACAGAGCGACCCGGGCGCCTTTGCTGCCCGCGAGCAACTGGCGCGCAGCCTGGCCACGCTCAACAGCACCCAGCAGCCGGACCGCACTGGTCTGTTCCTCAAGCTCGCCGCCCAGCGTGAACTGGTTCAGGAACTCAGCGCCCAGTCGCCCGAGTTCGCCAGCAACGCCGATGCGCTCGGTGCACTGACTGCCGAGGGTGATGGGGCCAGTCGCCTGTCGCAGTGGTGGGCAGAAATCTCCAAGTACTTCCAGATCGACTTCAACGCTGACGACAACGTGCGGCCGTTGCTGGCCGGCCAACAGCTGAACCAGCTGCGCCTGGCCCTGAGCCTGACCATCGAACAGGCGCAGTGGGCTGCGCTCAATGGTGAGGCCAAGGTCTACAGCCAGGCCCTGGATGATGCCCGCAGCGTGCTGCTGGCCAACTTCAATGCCGACAACCCGCAAAGCAAGGCGATGCTCGACAGCCTCAACGCGCTGGCTGAACAGCCCGTCTCGGTAGTGACGCCGGACCTGAGCGAAAGCCTGGCGGCGGTGCAGGCGTACATCCAGCGTCGCCATCTGCCAGCCGAGGCAGAAGGGGGCAAGCCATGAAGCGTGTCTACCTGCTGGCCGTACTGGCGATCGTGATTGCTGCAGCCTTGGGCATCGCGGTAGCCAAGCACAGTGGTTACGTGCTGATCGCCTACGGCGGTTTCCGTTACCAGTCCGGATTGTGGGCGGCGCTCGGAGCGCTGGCTGCGGTGGTCGTTTTGCTGTTGCTGCTGCGTTACCTGGTTGGCCTGGTGCTGACCTCCAGTGGCGTGGTCAACCCATGGTCGCGGCGCAACCGCAGCCGACGCGTGCGGATCGCCATCGAGCAGGGCCAGCTGGACCTGGCCGAGGGCCGCTGGGCCAGTGCCCAGCGCCACTTGCATCGTGCCGCCGAGGCCGAGCGCCAGCCGCTGTTGTATTACCTCGGCGCTGCCCGAGCCGCCAATGAGCAGGGGCGTAAGGAAGACAGCGACAACCTGCTGGAGCGTGCCCTGGAGCGTCAGCCGCAGGCCGAGCTGGCCATTGCCCTGACCCATGCGCAATTGCAGATGGACCGTGGCGAGCGTGATGCCGCGCTGGAGACGCTGCTGGCCATGCAGGAGCGGCATCCCCATAACACCCAGGTCCTGCGCTTGTTGCAGCGTCTGCACCTGGAGCGCGGCGACTGGCCGGCGCTGATCCGCCTGATGCCAGACCTGCGCAAGGGCAAGGTGTTGCCGGCTGATGAGCTGGCGGCGTTGGAGAAGCGCGCTTGGGGCCAGAACCTTGGCCTGGCGACCACCCGTGGCGAGGATGTGCAAAGTGCCCGGCAGGCGCTGGAGCGCGCCTGGCAGCAGCTGACCGCAGCCCAGCGCCAGGAGCCGCAACTGGTGCTGGCCTATGCCGAACAGCTGCGCCAGGTGGGTGCCCAGGGCGAAGCCGAGCAGGTACTGCGCAGCGCGCTCAAGCGTGAGTACGAAAGCCACCTGGCTCGCCTGTACGGCCTCGTGCGCGGTGATGACCCGGCGCGTCAGCTGCAAACCGCCGAAGGTTGGCTGAAGGCCCACCCAGAAGACCCGAGCCTGTTGCTTACACTCGGTCGCCTTAGCCTGCAGAACCGTCTGTGGGGCAAGGCGCGCGACTATCTCGAAAGCAGTCTGCGCATGGAGCGTAATCCGGAAGCCTGCGCCGAACTCGCGCGCTTGCTGGCCAGCCTGGGCGAAACCGAACGCAGCAATCAGCTGTTCGAGGAAGGGCTGGGCCTGCTCGACGAGCGTCTTCTGGCACTGCCGCTGCCAGAGAGCGTACGCGCCTGAGCCTTCCATGAGCCCGCGTAGAGGCGCGGGCTCATGGGCTTGGTAACTAGTTCTGCGTTAAAAGTTTTATCTGCAGTCTCTTCTTCGGAAGTTTCCTACAGCTTGAATGGAGACTTTCCCTGCAATACAGCGACTTGTCACTCCCGTAGTGCCTTGAAACAAGCCCGGCCTTTCCTCTACCGTTCCAAGCCACTTCAACTTCCCGGGGCTGTTCTTCCCATGCCGATGGCCAGTCTGCGCACGCTTTTCATTCCGGCATGCCTTGCATCGCTGGCAGTGCTGGGCGCGTCCTTCTATCTCGAGAGTGCCGTTGGGCTTGTGCCTTGCCTGCTGTGTTTCAGCCAGCGGATACTGCTGGCCTTGTATGCACTTGTCTGCCTTAGTGCGGCGTTGCATTCGCCTGGTATTGCCGGGGTACGGCGTTATGCGCGAGCAGGGCTGCTGTGCGCGGCCAGTGGTGCCTTGCTGGCGGCACGGCATGTGTGGTTGCAGGGCGCGAGTGATGCAGGCCATCTGTGCCCTTTACCCATCGGGCACATGTTCGAACAGTCCTGGCGTGAAGCTGCGCGGCAACTATTGCTGGGCGGTCCCGATTGCAGCTCGCTGACCTGGAGCTTTCTCGACCTGACATTGCCGGAGTGGAGCCTGCTGGCGTTTCTGCTGTTGGCCGCGCTGCCCTTGAGCGGGCTGCTGGTGTGTCGTTTCCGCTCACTTCGCGCGACCAGTGGTGGTGCATCAGGGTATTAAACACTTGTATGAACTTTGTCCGCTGCGTACCTTGATGCTAAGCACGCGCGGGAATAATCTCCCAGCACGCATACTGAAAACACAACTGCTCGATGCCGTCCTGCTGATGTCACCTTTGTGCTGCACGGTCGTGGTGCGAGGTGCAGCGGCATCTACCCAGAAGGGAAGAGATCGCCATGCTCGATAGTTGTCAGAACGCCCAGGAACGCTGGGGTGGGGTTCACAAGCTGATCGACCGTTGGCTCGAGGAACGCGAGGAGCTGGTTCAGGCTTTCCGCACCTTGCGCGACGCCAAGCCGGCCTTTGCCGACAAGGACACGAACGGCGACTTTTGCACGCTACTTGTCGACTACGTTTCGGCGTGGCATTTCGAAGTCAGCGAGCAACTGGTCAGTGAAGCGAAAGCGTTCGGCGATACGCGAGGCCTGGAACTGGCCACGCAGATCAATCCGCGCATTGATGAAAGCACTCAGTTTGCTTTGGCCTTCAATGACCATTGCGACAAGGGCGAGTGCAAGGATCCTGCACGTTTCGCCGAAAAGCTCGGCAAGCTGGGCGGCCTGCTGCACGAACGCTTCGAGCTCGAAGACTGCCTGATCGAGGTGCTGCATAACGCGCACAAGGAAGAGGGCGCGGTCGAAGCCTGAAGGTCGGCGTCAGTCGCCGACCGCCAGTAACTCGATTTCGAACACCAGCGGCGTGTAGGGCGCGATCAGGTCACCTGCGCCCTCGGCACCGTAGGCCTGTGCCGAGGGGATCACCAGGCGCCAGGTCGAACCCGCCTTCATGTGTGGCAGCGCTACTTGCCAGCCCTCGATCACCGAGTCCAGGCTGAACCACTGTGGTTGTT carries:
- a CDS encoding TIGR02647 family protein, with the protein product MSFTPELIAELEVLALFNLDNHQEGIKVGSNASPALIAAAKRLHEKELTDQPDGGYLTSLGNDAAESVQLLLSILKSTQPA
- a CDS encoding class I adenylate cyclase, translated to MNYPHEIRPDLDEGIDRKVLATLRARFMHINQCRLERAMEGLSSRQQLVLTLLPLLFHVNHPLLPGYVSGATPAGVAGFEPDADQVADAQRLARSFAYKARHGNPPRPIHGLFLMGSLGSLAQAEQSDMDLWVCHAPGLAETEREELRRKCQLLEAWAASQGAEAHFFLIDPQSFAQGQRDSQLSSDDCGTTQHFLLLDEFYRTAIWLAGRTPLWWLVPVYEEHNYQAYTETLLSKRFIRNQDALDLGNLAHIPPGEYVGAGLWQLFKGIDSPYKSLLKLLLTEVYASEHPTVRCLSLDYKQAVFANHLDLDELDPYVMVYRRIERYLQQRGETARLELVRRSLYLKVNKKLSGLDRTRSNGWQRQLLQRLADEWGWDERQLAMLDSRSQWKVRQVAVERRELVAELNHSYRFLGQFAQSQGASSRADQRDLNVLGRRLYAAFERRAGKIEVINPGIAPDIAEDTLTLVQSPNRKEPGTHHWGLYNGNLGVHEWEHFSPIKRCRELLELLTWAHRNGVIDSTTRLALHPGDSDLSEFELFNLLGSLQQSIPLPLDSVSEERLLQPSVADEILLLVNVGVDPLRHHRDLNILMTTERTDSLSYAGVRENLVLTLDQITRNSWNEVLVQRYDGEHALLRCLRDFLNSLGQRSHRPQVRVRCFCHNRAQAISQRVEEIFDTVQLLLDQGLNYRYLLQVAQYTHVLELVPGQVSLATMAEHDAVLDHLGEERSEYSPLHLDGNALQDFDLPLLLEHGRRNCIQVFYRLLDGWADLYVLDEYNALWQQRLPLFDESHLLLPLQRFLRSVVVRHDARLPLDHLQQASLAIHYAQLLPSGPGKARSIEPRPAPSAGVEQPFYEVQAILQAGTGDEVHVTLYCDQQEFSELDHGDQLYEVVARQILGQRRSAGHYRCYITDLDLSELLEDEQGSTSLYLRYKRQLEQALNQGLEQLQAALTP
- a CDS encoding LytR/AlgR family response regulator transcription factor; this encodes MNVLIVDDEPQARERLTRLFAELEGYSVLEPSATNGDEALALIESLKPDVVLLDIGMPGLDGLQVAARLCEREAPPSVVFCTGDDEYGAEAFKESTLSHVTKPIQPQALRDALRKAEKPNRAQLAALTRPGSEGGGPRSHISARTRKGIELIPLPQVIYFIADHKYVTLRHEAGEVLLDEPLKALEDEFGERFVRIHRNALVARERIERLQRTPLGHFQLFLKGLDGDALTVSRRHVAGVRKMMQTL
- the argH gene encoding argininosuccinate lyase; its protein translation is MSTDKTNQSWGGRFSEPVDAFVARFTASVDFDKRLYRHDIMGSIAHATMLAQVGVLSDAERDTIIDGLKTIQGEIEAGSFDWRVDLEDVHMNIEARLTDRIGITGKKLHTGRSRNDQVATDIRLWLRDEIDLILAEITRLQQGLLEQAEREAETIMPGFTHLQTAQPVTFGHHLLAWFEMLSRDYERLVDCRKRANRMPLGSAALAGTTYPIDRELTCKLLGFEAVAGNSLDGVSDRDFAIEFCAAASVAMMHLSRFSEELVLWTSAQFQFIDLPDRFCTGSSIMPQKKNPDVPELVRGKSGRVFGALTGLLTLMKGQPLAYNKDNQEDKEPLFDAADTLRDSLRAFADMIPAIKPKHAIMREAALRGFSTATDLADYLVRRGLPFRDCHEIVGHAVKYGVDTGKDLAEMSLEELRQFSDQIEQDVFAVLTLEGSVNARNHIGGTAPAQVRAAVVRGKALLASR
- a CDS encoding glutathione S-transferase; translation: MLKLHGFSVSNYYNMVKLALLEKGLPFEEVTFYGGQAPQALEVSPRGKVPVLETEHGFLSETSVILDYIEQTQSGKALLPSDPFGQAKVRELLKEIELYIELPARTCYGESFFGMAVEPLIKERARADLLAGFATLKRNGRFAPYVAGEQMTLADLMFCFSVDLACAVGKKVLGIDFLADFPQAKALLQLMGENPHMARIVADKEASMPAFMEMIRSGKR
- the hemC gene encoding hydroxymethylbilane synthase — protein: MSTREIRIATRKSALALWQAEYVKARLEQAHPGLLVTLVPMVSRGDKLLDAPLAKIGGKGLFVKELETALLDNEADIAVHSMKDVPMDFPEGLGLYCICEREDPRDAFVSNTFASLDALPAGSIVGTSSLRRQAQLLARRPDLKIHFLRGNVNTRLAKLDAGEYDAIILAAAGLIRLGFEDRITDTISVDDSLPAGGQGAVGIECRSADSKIHALLAPLHHADTADRVVAERALNKRLNGGCQVPIACYAVLEGNQLWLRGLVGQPSGGTLLVADARAPRKDAEALGVQVAEALLGQGAEAILKEVYGEAGHP